The Pan troglodytes isolate AG18354 chromosome 7, NHGRI_mPanTro3-v2.0_pri, whole genome shotgun sequence genome has a window encoding:
- the ZNF705D gene encoding LOW QUALITY PROTEIN: zinc finger protein 705D (The sequence of the model RefSeq protein was modified relative to this genomic sequence to represent the inferred CDS: inserted 1 base in 1 codon) produces MHSLEKVTFEDVAIDFTQEEWAMMDTSKRKLYRDVMLENISHLVPLGYQISKSYIILQLEQGKELWREGREFLQDQNPDRESALKKKHMISMHPIIRKDVSTSMTMENSLILEDPFECNDSGEDCTDSSTITQCLLTHSGKKPCVSKQCGKSLRNLLSPKPHRQIHTKGKSYQCNLCEKAYTNCFHLRRHKMTHTGERPYACHLCGKAFTQCYHLRRHEKTHTGERPYSCHLCGKAFTQCSHLRRHEKTHTGERPYKCHQCGKAFIQSFNLRRHERTHLGXKCYECDKSGKAFSENSGFRGNKIIYTGEKPHACLLCGKAFSLSSDLR; encoded by the exons ATGCATTCACTA GAGAAAGTGACTTTTGAAGATGTAGCTATTGACTTCACCCAGGAAGAGTGGGCCATGATGGACACATCCAAGAGAAAGCTGTACAGAGATGTGATGCTGGAAAATATCAGTCACCTGGTGCCCCTCG GGTACCAGATAAGCAAATCCTATATAATTTTGCAGCTGGAGCAAGGAAAAGAGCTGTGGCGGGAAGGAAGAGAATTTCTTCAAGACCAGAATCCAG aCAGGGAAAGTGCCCTTAAGAAAAAACACATGATATCCATGCATCCTATCATCAGAAAAGATGTATCCACCAGTATGACAATG GAGAACTCTCTCATTCTGGAGGATCCTTTTGAATGTAATGATTCGGGAGAAGATTGCACTGACAGTTCCACAATAACTCAGTGTTTGTTAACTCATAGTGGAAAGAAACCCTGTGTCAGCAAACAGTGTGGAAAATCCCTTCGTAATCTTTTGTCCCCTAAACCACATAGACAAATTCATACTAAAGGTAAATCATATCAATGTAATCTATGTGAAAAGGCCTATACTAATTGCTTTCACCTTAGACGGCACAAGatgactcacactggagagaggCCATATGCATGTCATCTATGTGGAAAAGCCTTCACTCAGTGTTATCACCTTAGAAGACATGAGAAAACTCACACGGGAGAGAGGCCATATTCATGTCATCTATGTGGAAAAGCCTTCACTCAGTGTTCTCACCTTAGAAGACATGAGAAAACTCACACGGGAGAGAGGCCATATAAGTGTCAtcaatgtgggaaagcctttattcAATCCTTTAACCTTCGAAGACATGAGAGAACTCACCTTG AAAAATGTTATGAATGTGATAAAAGTGGGAAAGCCTTTAGTGAAAACTCTGGCTttagaggaaacaaaataatttacactggagagaaaccacaTGCTTGCCTTCTatgtgggaaggccttcagtCTGTCTTCCGACCTTAGATGA